Proteins found in one Magnolia sinica isolate HGM2019 chromosome 5, MsV1, whole genome shotgun sequence genomic segment:
- the LOC131245551 gene encoding polyadenylate-binding protein-interacting protein 9-like isoform X1, whose protein sequence is MAAVAENAIRSDDQFLHRPSPSSAPVSAAAAADPKSEFQHEVRKLVDLLSKLNPSAKEFFPSSYSVERSQNDLAAAANKDSSSDGSSNSNRRKKNNYNHWKRRSNGRSIRAQREDSVRRTVYVADIDQHVTEERLAALFDNCGQVVDCRICGDPHSVLRFAFVEFADEQGAMAALSLAGTMLGFYPVRVLPSKTAILPVNPTFLPRSEDEREMCARTVYCTNIDKKVSQADVKIFFQSICGEVSRLRLLGDQVHSTRIAFVEFVLADSAIIALSCSGMILGALPIRVSPSKTPVRPRLPRPMLHLTQVHR, encoded by the exons ATGGCCGCCGTTGCAGAGAACGCGATCCGCTCCGACGATCAGTTCCTCCATCGCCCATCTCCTTCTTCCGCCCCTGTTTCTGCTGCCGCTGCCGCTGATCCGAAATCCGAATTCCAACACGAAGTGCGGAAGCTCGTCGATTTGCTATCGAAATTGAACCCGTCAGCGAAGGaattcttcccttcttcttactCCGTTGAGCGGTCGCAGAATGATCTCGCTGCTGCGGCCAATAAGGACTCGAGCAGCGACGGGTCATCGAATAGCAATCGGAGG AAGAAGAATAACTACAATCATTGGAAGAGGAGGTCAAATGGGAGGAGTATTCGAGCTCAAAGAGAAGATAGCGTTCGCCGAACTGTATATGTTGCTGATATCGATCAGCAT GTCACTGAAGAGCGGCTTGCTGCATTATTTGATAATTGTGGACAA GTAGTTGACTGCCGTATTTGTGGCGACCCCCATTCAGTTCTCCGATTTGCTTTTGTAGAGTTTGCTGATGAGC AAGGTGCAATGGCAGCCCTAAGCCTTGCTGGGACTATGCTAGGTTTCTATCCTGTCAGGGTTTTACCTTCAAAGACTGCTATCTTGCCCGTGAATCCCACATTTCTTCCAAGG TCAGAGGATGAACGGGAAATGTGTGCAAGGACGGTTTATTGTACCAATATCGATAAGAAG GTTTCTCAAGCAGATGTAAAGATTTTCTTTCAATCAATATGTGGTGAG GTTTCTCGCCTACGGCTTCTGGGAGATCAAGTGCACTCAACACGCATTGCATTTGTTGAGTTTGTTCTG GCGGATAGTGCCATTATTGCACTGAGCTGTAGTGGGATGATTTTGGGAGCTCTCCCAATTAG GGTAAGTCCTTCAAAGACACCAGTGAGGCCTCGTCTCCCGCGTCCAATGTTGCATTTAACTCAGGTTCATCGCTAA
- the LOC131245551 gene encoding polyadenylate-binding protein-interacting protein 8-like isoform X2: MAAVAENAIRSDDQFLHRPSPSSAPVSAAAAADPKSEFQHEVRKLVDLLSKLNPSAKEFFPSSYSVERSQNDLAAAANKDSSSDGSSNSNRRKKNNYNHWKRRSNGRSIRAQREDSVRRTVYVADIDQHVTEERLAALFDNCGQVVDCRICGDPHSVLRFAFVEFADEQGAMAALSLAGTMLGFYPVRVLPSKTAILPVNPTFLPRSEDEREMCARTVYCTNIDKKSKTGTLGAGFSSRCKDFLSINMWFLAYGFWEIKCTQHALHLLSLFWRIVPLLH, translated from the exons ATGGCCGCCGTTGCAGAGAACGCGATCCGCTCCGACGATCAGTTCCTCCATCGCCCATCTCCTTCTTCCGCCCCTGTTTCTGCTGCCGCTGCCGCTGATCCGAAATCCGAATTCCAACACGAAGTGCGGAAGCTCGTCGATTTGCTATCGAAATTGAACCCGTCAGCGAAGGaattcttcccttcttcttactCCGTTGAGCGGTCGCAGAATGATCTCGCTGCTGCGGCCAATAAGGACTCGAGCAGCGACGGGTCATCGAATAGCAATCGGAGG AAGAAGAATAACTACAATCATTGGAAGAGGAGGTCAAATGGGAGGAGTATTCGAGCTCAAAGAGAAGATAGCGTTCGCCGAACTGTATATGTTGCTGATATCGATCAGCAT GTCACTGAAGAGCGGCTTGCTGCATTATTTGATAATTGTGGACAA GTAGTTGACTGCCGTATTTGTGGCGACCCCCATTCAGTTCTCCGATTTGCTTTTGTAGAGTTTGCTGATGAGC AAGGTGCAATGGCAGCCCTAAGCCTTGCTGGGACTATGCTAGGTTTCTATCCTGTCAGGGTTTTACCTTCAAAGACTGCTATCTTGCCCGTGAATCCCACATTTCTTCCAAGG TCAGAGGATGAACGGGAAATGTGTGCAAGGACGGTTTATTGTACCAATATCGATAAGAAG TCTAAGACTGGGACTTTGGGTGCAGGTTTCTCAAGCAGATGTAAAGATTTTCTTTCAATCAATATGTG GTTTCTCGCCTACGGCTTCTGGGAGATCAAGTGCACTCAACACGCATTGCATTTGTTGAGTTTGTTCTG GCGGATAGTGCCATTATTGCACTGA